A genome region from Dolichospermum compactum NIES-806 includes the following:
- a CDS encoding response regulator transcription factor, whose product MDRSARSATVMKEPSMKDHKRLLLIDDDPNLILLVKDYLEFRGYEVITAANGSEALDLLETEVPDMIICDVMMPEMDGYTFVEEVRKTERTSWIPVLFLSAKGQSADRVKGLNKGADVYMIKPFEPEELVAQVESSLKQTVRWKEHQTKGGDNGSRIQVPFDVQLTPTELKVVQFVARGLANREIAEELNVSQRTVESHVSNMLGKTNLHNRTELARWAIENQMA is encoded by the coding sequence ATGGATCGAAGCGCGAGAAGTGCCACTGTTATGAAAGAACCCAGCATGAAAGACCACAAACGACTTCTACTTATTGATGATGACCCTAACCTCATCTTGCTGGTGAAGGATTACTTAGAGTTCCGGGGCTACGAAGTCATCACGGCTGCAAATGGCTCAGAAGCTCTGGATCTTCTCGAAACCGAAGTTCCAGATATGATCATCTGTGACGTGATGATGCCGGAAATGGACGGATACACTTTTGTCGAAGAAGTCCGCAAGACTGAACGAACTAGTTGGATTCCCGTTCTTTTCCTCTCAGCTAAAGGTCAAAGTGCAGACCGAGTTAAGGGGTTAAATAAAGGTGCTGACGTATATATGATCAAGCCCTTTGAACCTGAAGAACTCGTAGCACAAGTAGAATCCTCACTCAAGCAAACTGTGCGTTGGAAAGAACATCAAACCAAGGGCGGGGACAACGGTTCTCGTATCCAAGTTCCTTTCGATGTCCAGTTAACCCCAACAGAACTGAAAGTAGTCCAGTTCGTCGCTAGGGGTTTAGCAAACCGCGAAATTGCTGAAGAATTAAATGTCAGTCAGCGGACTGTTGAAAGCCATGTGTCCAATATGTTGGGCAAAACCAATCTCCACAACCGTACTGAATTAGCACGTTGGGCGATTGAAAATCAAATGGCTTAA